The following nucleotide sequence is from uncultured Draconibacterium sp..
CAAATCTTCTGAAGCAGCCGTGTCTTGCACGATACTATCAACATAAGCGCACAATCCACTATAATACTGGTAAAACAGTTCGTTAAAACTTGAATAATTTCCTTGTTTTAAACCATCCACCAATATTTTATCAAATTTATTCATAAGTTGCTTAACATGTGGAATTATCTGTATACTCAATCCTTATTCCGAGTCTTATTATTTATTATTCCTAAATTATTTGCCGACAAAAGATCCAACAGAAACAATTCAATTTTTTCCAAGTAGAACGGAAGCAAAATATCAATTTCACAATCTGTTATTTGCAAATGTAAAAAAAATATTTTATAATTGTTGCTGTATCTACTTTAGTCAGAGCAACTTTATATGAAAAAATATATCTATACAGGAATGGAGGGTTATCTCTTAACAAAATCTTCTGTCCTGATGAAAAGAAAATTATCAGATCTTATTAAAAATGCAGGGTACACAATTACCCTGGAACAATGGATCATACTTAACACTTTATGGGATAATGAAGGACTAATTCAAACAGAGATCGCTAAAAAGGCTTTCAAGGATAAAACTAACCTTACCAGAATACTGGATAAAATGGAACGTGATGACTTGGTAGTACGCAACAGAAGTAAGGAAAACAGAAGAGAATACAGAATTACAATTACTAAAAATGGGACTAAAATTTTCAGAGAACTTATTCCTCTTGTACAAAACCATAATGAAAAGATTATGCAGATTTTTGAATCAGATGAAAGGAATCAATTAATAGATAGTCTGCAAAAACTTATTGAAGCTATGGAGGAATAATACTCATTTACTTAATTCTAATTCAATTAATTGAATTAGAATTTCTCTTACAGGTAAAGAAAAATTTGCAAACCTGGAATAATTGAGAAATATAAATAACCTAACAACTGAAACTTTCAAATTGAGCTCCAATAACACTAAAAAATGTTCAACTTAAATAATCAAAGGAATATACTTTAAAATAATACCATGGAATTCAATTGCATACGACTTCTCGTCATCGATTTTGACAAATGTTTCAGGTTTTACTCAGAAACTTTAGGACTAAAAGTAAGCTGGGGTGAAATTGGCGGCAATTTCGCCAGTTTTGATATTGGCCTCCCTTTTGGGATCTCTATTTTTAAAACTGATTTAATGGCTGAAGTAATCGGCAACTCTGAAAAATCATTACCTATTGATTCCAGAGAAAAAATAGTAATTATATTAAAAGTTAAGGATGTAGATGCTTCTTTTCAAAAGCTAATAAAGAAAGGAGTAAAATTTATTAATAAACCAACAGACATGTCGGGCTGGGGCCTAAGAGTAGCTCATTTTCGCGATCCGGAAGAAAACCTGATTGAAATATGGTCGGAACTGAATAAAGACAAATGGGATCAGGTATTGGAGATTGAGTAATTATTATCTATCCTAAAATGAAGATTGTTCAATAATTTTGATATTAGAAAAAAACATAGAATAAAAACCCCTGCATCATCGAGAAAAATTATGTCAATAAGCACTTAATCCATATATCATGGTCATCATACATAATATAAGCTGTACTTTATCAATCATTGAAGTCAAATAATATGTGAACATTTAAGAAATGATCCAATTACGAAACCATATAAAAAAATCTAGCCATTCTTCAGTAGAATGAAAAATTCAATTAATACTATAAATGAAATCAAACTTGCGGTTATAATAATGGCTATAAAATAATAATTTCTCATTAATATATTTGTCAATGAATCCATGCCTATCAAAATATTAGCAGATAGCTCAGAGGCAGCAAACCTCTCTCTAAGATTTGGATTATATAAATATTCGCTATTCCCTGTAATATTTATAATATGAATTTCCTAGTCTCGCTTTTGAAAAACATTTTCAATCATCCGGGCAACTTTTAGAGTATTTCCCCCTGGACTAAATACAAGTATTAATACCTTCATCGTATTTCTCCTTCGTTCCTTTTGGAGCATGTCATTCCAAAAGAACAGATTCATAAAATATAAACTGATTTTTATGAAAGAGATTCGGAATAATATAATATCAGCTTTTATTTTTAAGTACCTCTTTCAGTACCATTGTTCCGTTAATTGCAGAAGGAAATCCCGAATAAACGCTCATCAAAATCATGATCTCAGCTATTTCGTCCTTGGTTATTCCAATGTTCATTCCGGCCATTATATGAAACTTTAGTTGAGAGCTGGCAGTTCCAAGGGAGGTAAGTGCAGCAATTGTTGCAATCTCTCTATAGCGCAGATTCAAAGCTGGCCGGGATGAAATATCAGCAAATCCATACTCAACGACATATTTGGCTAAATCACTAGAAATATCAGCAAAGGTTTCTTCTAGAACCTCTACCTGATCACTTTTCAGTTTTCTTAATTGTTCTGCACCTACCTCAAACCTTGATTTATTATCAGGTATTTCTGCAGATTCAATACGACCTTCTTCGTCAAACATTCCTTCTTCCCTTCTTTCTGTCAACACTTCTTTAAATGCAACCATCGCATTAATTGCACTTGGGAAACCAGAATATGCAGACATCTGTAATATGACTTCATGAACCTCTGCAATACTGCAACCGGTATTTAATGCCGCATTTATATGTACTTTTAATTGTAACTTTGCATTTCCCATGGCAGTAAGACAGGCTACAACGGCAATTTCTTTTGATTTAATATCCAAATCTTGCCTGCTATACACATCTCCAAATGCATACTCAATAATATATTTCCCTAAATCCGGCGATATATCATTTAGAGAATTAATGACTTTCTCCCCTGCATTACCATCAATTTTACTTAAATTACTGAATCCAATATCATATCTTTTTGAGTGATTACTCTTCTTTTCATTTGATTTTTCCATACCACACGATATAAGGGTTACAACTACAAACAATAGTACTATTTGTTTCATTTTTATTTACTGTAAATTTATGATTCTTTATGCTTTTAGAACTTTAATGACGCCGCCAACATTGGAAATACCTTGTGGCGCAATTGATGGGCAAACAGACTTCCATGAGTTCCCTGATTCCAAATCATATCATGGCTTATCCTATTCTTTGATAGAAGAGTTGAATAATAATTTGTGCCCTCCACAATCCATCTGTAATGGTCATTATATCCACAATCTACAGCCAGCAGCTTTAAACTTTCCAAGTTCTTTTTGTATTTCGCAATTTCCAGCTCAATACCACCAAAACCATTTTGCCATTTCTGAAGAATGTCGGTATTAAAAATTGTGTCATTCCCAACAAGCTCTGCGGGGTAGTCAAAATAAGGAGCTTTGTCCGTATTCGAAGCAAATGCCATTCCATAAGCAAAGGTAAATTCCACTTCCCACTCCCATTCCTTAAGATCTTTGACAAAATCCATATAAGCTTCGTGTGCTTCGTCTTTAGACAAGGGTTCAAGAATATCCAACAATTCAAAAACTTTAGACATCGTTCCTCCATCCTTAAACATCTGGCTATCCATTATTCCATCTTCGTCGTATAAACCCGGACTCATGCTATATATTGAAGAAAAAAACTCAGGATGAAGCATGCCCAGATTAAGTACTCCATAGCCCCCCATGGACATACCGGTTAAAGCTCTTGAGTCTTTATGGGAGCTAGTTTTATAGTTTTGATCAACAAATCCAATCACATCTTTAATAACAAAATCCTCCCAGTTTCCGGTTACCGGAGAATTTACATAAAAGCTTCCTCTAAAATTATAAGCACCACTAATGGTAACACATATCATTTCGGGAACCTGACTTTCGGAAATCAAAGAGTCAAGAATATTAGCAATATAACCGGTAGGATCTACTCTCCCGCTATAACCTTCAAGAAAATAAACAACAGGATATTGTTTAGTCGAATTCTCATAAGATGGTGGTAGATAAATACCAATTTGTTTTTGTGTTGTATCTCCTAAAATATTGTTTTCAAGTGATGGAGAAGGAATATCAATGATTTCCCACGTTCCTTCAAGTGCAAATACATTGATAAGTCCACAAAAAAAGCTCAGTAAAACTAAAATATAATATTTCATTGCGCTATGTTTTTGAATTAGAAAAGAAGGATGATTAGTAATTAAGCATGGCGTTGCGGGTCACAAACTTCCAGTAATCAGAAATAGAATCTGGTCGTCCGTGCCAGTCAGGATCAGGAAACTGATCAACCACATTCTTCCAATTTCTATCTTCAAGAAATTTACTATCTACAGTGCAGCCTTTTAATTGATTTATTGGTTTCAGAAAAATATAGCCATCAAAAATATTCTGGAGTGTAAAATCAGTGTAGCCCATTGAATAATAGGATGAATCGGCTATCTCGCCCAAAGGAGTTTCCTTCAAGTCAAAACCTAAAGGACTATTTCCATTCTTACAAAGTAATTCCTCAACTAAACCGTTACCAGGTGAAAGTAATCGCGGTTCTTTGTTAATCCGATTCCTAAAATACTGATGAATAACAACTGAGTAAATTCTCTCCTGATATTTTTCATAAAGCAGATTGCCCATATTCCCATTTTCAAAGCGACAGTAATCTTCAGCTAAATAATTAAATACAGGTTCTTTATAGTGTGTAAAGGCATGATTTGTACCAGTAAGTACCAGAATCTTTTCATTTTTAACCAGTACTTCTTGCTCTATTATTTGGGCTCGATATTTTTCATGTCCTCCTTTATGGAATACCTTTTTCATGTTCTCAGGACTTCTCTCTCCTTTAAATTCTGACCAATCAAACTGATAGCTAATATTAAGTATTCTGAATTTCCTTGCCCCCTCTGGTAATGATTTGTTAAGCATCCAGGCATGACGATAAACATCCATATACTCAACATAGGGCCAGGCAACGTTGTAATTGAACATGATCTTTCGTGCCAGGCGTTCATCATATTCTTCTGCCGTAACTAAAGAATCAAGCAGTTGCTGGTCTTCACTTGCGCCAAACTCCATCCCCAGGTTATATACTCCTGCCTTGTACAATTCAGGGATAATACCATGAACAAATTGCAGATTCTCTTTAATCATGTGTTCTTCGGCCAACAGAATTACATCATGATTATTGAATTTTTCAATAAGATATTGTCCGGGAGGTCTCCCTTCCCTTTCCAAAAAATTAAGCAATTCATTTTCATTCCTTGCTTTAACTTTCACTGGTTGACAACTGCCGGATAGAACAATAAAATAGAAGACGATTAATAAGAATATATTTTTGACCATCATTTTAAATTTCAAATTCGATCACCATTGAAGTTTTAGCAGAAACATCAAGTTTTTCCTGTAGACTGACTTTGTCTCCATTTAAAATGTTAACACCAGCTTTTGCATCCTTTATAAATGCACTGTATCGACTCAACTCAAGAGAACGGGGATGGTTATTTTTGTTAAGAATTACCATAACTCTTTTGCTTTCTAAATATCGAAAATAAACGTAAACACCATCCTGAGGTATAAAATGTCCAAGCTTTCCATTAGCTACAACATCATTTGCTTTTCGCCATTTCAACAAGGTCTGTAAAAATTCTTTTACATCTTTTTGATCTTCATTTAATCCTAAATCAGTAAAACCGTTTACTTCATCACCATTCCAGCCTCCAGGAAAATCACTTCGGGCTTCTCCGTGCGAAGTCCCTTCTATTAACATTTCTGTACCATAAAAAATCTGCGGAATTCCTCTTGTTGTGAGATAAAAAGTAAGGGCAATTTTAAACAAATCGAGGTCTTTGCCCACCTGTGTATACAAACGTTCAACATCATGATTGTCAGGAAATATGAGCAAATCATCAGGCTCCGGATATAGAAAATCCTTTGCAAGCATTTCGTAAGGTTTAATAAAGCCGGTGTTGTAATTATCTTCTTCAATTAATCCATCATTAAAAGCCTTCTGCAAAGGAAAATCGATTAAGGACGGTAAAGATGAAGTATATCCATCGTAGTTAACTTTACCTCTTTGCCAGTAGGAAACAATAGCCGGATCTTCATTCCATTCTTCACCAACAATATTTAAATTAGGATATTCGGTCATCAACCTGGAACTCCAGCTTCTAAGAAAATACCTATCGGAATAGGAATAAGTATCAACCCGAATCCCGTCAAGATCTGCATATTCTACCCACCAAATGCAATTTTGAATAAGATAGTTTGCCATAAGCCCATTCTTCTGATTCATATCAGGCATGGTTTCCACAAACCATCCATCAACAAGCTGAAGCGAATCTTTTTCTGCCGCATGTGGATCATGAAGTGTTGTTTTGCGGTGATTTGTAAAGCTTTTGTTTTCCTGAAAGTTTAACCAATCTTTTGTTGGAAGATCGCTCATCCACCAATGTTCCGAACCACAATGATTTAGTACAACATCTATAATCAGTTTCAATCCCTTTTCCTTGCAAAGCCGACTTAATTCTACATATTGTTCATTTGAACCAAACCTCGGATCAACATTATAAAAATCAGTAATTGAATATCCATGATATGATAATTCCTTCTGATCATTTTCAAGAACAGGCATTAGCCAAACTGCAGTAAATCCAAGCTCTTTAATGTAATCAAGGTTATCAATTACTCCTTGAATATCACCACCATGCCTACCATTTGGATTACTTCGATCTACGCTCATTTCATTCATTCCGTCTACAATGTCGTTGTCTTCATCTCCATTCGCAAAGCGATCTGGCGTAATCAAATAAATAACATCTGCCGGGCTGTAACTTTGCCGTTCTGAAGACTCCCTCTTCCTGGCTTTTAATTCATAAGCTACATTTTCCTGAATTTCACCATCTTTCAATAATGCTATTTCAAAATTCCCCGGCAGAGTTTTTGCATCAATATTTAAATCAATAAAAAGGTAGTTTGGATTTTCAACCTGAATGACATTCTTAATTTTAACTCCCTTATAGGAAATTTGAGGTTTAAGTCCTCCAATATCATCTCCGTGTAGCATTATCTGCAGGCCAGGATTTTTCATTCCTACCCACCAACAATTAGGTTCCACATTTATCTGAGAAAATCCACTGTATCCAAACAATACAAAAAACAAAATTGAGATTATTGATTTCATGATTAAAACGATTTATTAGGTTTAAATGATTCGTTGATTTCTAATTCTTTTTTAATACCAGAATACTGAACAACTGCTTTTATATTTATTAACTCATTTGAAGAAAATATACCTGTATTACTAATGGATACTTTATAATCGTTTACTGAATATTCTGGTAAGCTATAAAGCGAATATTTTAATCCGTTATTAAAACTAACAACCGGATTTAGGATGGGAGTTGTTATTTCTACAGGGTGTTCAATCTGTTCCAGAATAACCTGAAAATCATCAAGCTCCGGATTACAATCACCATACATATAGACAAATGGCAAAGCAATTCGTTGAGCAAGGTAACTTTCCCTATGATCGGGAACTCCAGGAACTTCGTAATATACAAGCTCCTTCCCATATTCATAACCTTTTGCGCAGAGCGTATCAACAATTGCGCGCTCCTGATCTACATAGCTTATGTATCCTCCCCATTCATCTTCTCCTGTGTCAATCCATAATTTTACATCCTGCTTTTGAGATTCACTAACCAGAGGAATAATTCCCTTTACTGTGGCAGGAGAAATTGATACGCCTTTTGAGAATACATCTGATTGATACAATATCATATATAAAGAGAGTAATCCTCCCAATGAGTTCCCAAAAATTGCCCGGCCATCCCTATTATCTGACACATTATAATCCTTTTCTATAACCGGAATAAGTTGTTCTGTAATCCATGTCGCATGATGAACATCTTTACCTACATGTTCTGAACCATACCAATTAGTGTTATAAGGAATATATTCCTGCGCCCTGTAAATACCATTACTAATCCCAACAACCACAACTGGTTCGATTATTTTATTCGTGATCAGGCTATCCAGCACTTCATCAACCTCCCATTCTCCATTACCACCTGTCGCTTTTGAAAACAGATTCTGACCATCTAGCATATAGGCAACCGGGTAAGGCTCTGCCCTTTGTGGATCATAACCTTCAGGTAAATACACATATACACCCCGGTTGTCCACTTTTGTAAAAGTTACATTCGGATGTGGAATACGAACTCTTCTTATTTGACCTTCACTTTTTGTTCCATCGCAGTCTGATAAACGTACTAAAATCTCCATATCGGCAAGACTCTCCACATCTATACATGTACGCCCTAAAATGGCTTCTTCTGTTTTTATTAAAGAAAAATCAGGGATATATGAGGTTTCTTTGACTAGTCTTGTAAGAATTTCAACTTTTTCATCTTTTGTTCCATTGGTTTCCCATTCAATAAATGCCTTCTCATTTGTTAGCTCTATTTCAAGTCCTTCAAGTTTTTTAACTGAATATTGGTTGTGCTTAATTGAGTCGACTTTCAAGTTTTTTAGTAGCTCACACCCCGGCTTAACCGTGAATTTTGCACTTCCAAATCCTTCATCAAAAGAAACGTTCGTAGGTAACATCCGTTCCTTAATTGATGACATTTTATGCACCCACTTTCCGTTAATCATAAATGCAAAAAGATAATCACCGGGAGCTAATTGAAGATTTAAACAGAATGAGCCATCTTCTAATTTATTCATGCTGAAGGCTTCATCTTTTGCGTTAAAACCATTCATACTTCCCAGTAATTTTATTGAGTCAATATGTTCATGAGGTAATGGGGCATATTGAAATGTAACATCAACCGCTTCATCTCCCCTATCTTTATTTGAGGTTTTACAGGACATTGCCAGAAATATTATTGTGGCAAAAAATAGTATTCTAATCATTTTTCCAGTTATAAGTATTATTAGTTAGACTCTTTTCCAAATAAAAACTCTATTGGAACATTCACTCTTTCCCGCCATGATTTTTCATTATGCTCGGCACCTTGAAATTTTAAACTTGTCCAGTTTTCATTCTTTTCATATCCCTTTTTTATAAGCATTTCATCCACTTTCTTCTGAAATGGTTCATAACCGGCGTCAGTGTATTCAGTTCCAAAATCGAAATACAACTTATGATTCTTAGGAGAGGGAAGGTTATTTCTGACATAGTGAAGAAAAGCCCCATTCTTTGCTGGCCAATGGGTAGAAATACATCCTGCTCCGCCCCATACCTTTGGATATTCGCAAACTGCATAAAGAGATATTAAGCCTCCCAGGCTCGATCCCATAATAAAGTTATGTTCAGGTTCGGGCTTTGTTCTAAAGTATTTATCAATAAAAGGTTTTAGCTCTTTAACCAGAAACTTTAAGTATTGGTCTGATGATTTATTTACTTTATCCAAATCATTTTTTTTATTCTTTCTCTGCAACGAGCGCGGCTTAGATGGAATATACTCAGGTCCTCTGTGAATTGTATTCCAAACGGCGACCACAATCAATGGCCTGATTTTATCTTGTGTGAGTAAACTCAATACCGTACTGTCAACACCCCAATCAACCCCGGTATACGATGATCCCGGAGGAAAAACATTTTGTCCATCGTTCATGTATAATACATCGTAAGTTTCTTTAGGATCATAGCCTGGAGGTAACATTATTTCAATATTTCTGGCCGGGACATATTTGGATGGGAAAGCCGGGATTTGTATTATTTCGTTTTGTTTATTAGCTACTTCCTGTGCATTTCCCATGCAAAAAAAAGACACTAAAATTCCTAATAAGATAATCTGTTTCATGACTTTTGTATTTTTATAGTTGAAAAAATAAGGCGGCAAAGGATTATTCGTAAATACCTACCCATCTGATAAGTAAAAAAAGGCCGCCTTATTGTATTTTAAATATTATTATTAATCCAGATAGCTGAATTGGTATTCTCAATAAAAATGATGGAATCGTATGATTTTATTAAGCTAACTTTTCTGTAGGCATCCGCTTCGTTTCCGTAATCAACTCCAATATGTCTGTGTAAAAGAGGGCCCTGAAAA
It contains:
- a CDS encoding MarR family transcriptional regulator, with the protein product MKRKLSDLIKNAGYTITLEQWIILNTLWDNEGLIQTEIAKKAFKDKTNLTRILDKMERDDLVVRNRSKENRREYRITITKNGTKIFRELIPLVQNHNEKIMQIFESDERNQLIDSLQKLIEAMEE
- a CDS encoding VOC family protein, which translates into the protein MEFNCIRLLVIDFDKCFRFYSETLGLKVSWGEIGGNFASFDIGLPFGISIFKTDLMAEVIGNSEKSLPIDSREKIVIILKVKDVDASFQKLIKKGVKFINKPTDMSGWGLRVAHFRDPEENLIEIWSELNKDKWDQVLEIE
- a CDS encoding carboxymuconolactone decarboxylase family protein, with product MKQIVLLFVVVTLISCGMEKSNEKKSNHSKRYDIGFSNLSKIDGNAGEKVINSLNDISPDLGKYIIEYAFGDVYSRQDLDIKSKEIAVVACLTAMGNAKLQLKVHINAALNTGCSIAEVHEVILQMSAYSGFPSAINAMVAFKEVLTERREEGMFDEEGRIESAEIPDNKSRFEVGAEQLRKLKSDQVEVLEETFADISSDLAKYVVEYGFADISSRPALNLRYREIATIAALTSLGTASSQLKFHIMAGMNIGITKDEIAEIMILMSVYSGFPSAINGTMVLKEVLKNKS
- a CDS encoding alpha/beta hydrolase-fold protein, which codes for MKYYILVLLSFFCGLINVFALEGTWEIIDIPSPSLENNILGDTTQKQIGIYLPPSYENSTKQYPVVYFLEGYSGRVDPTGYIANILDSLISESQVPEMICVTISGAYNFRGSFYVNSPVTGNWEDFVIKDVIGFVDQNYKTSSHKDSRALTGMSMGGYGVLNLGMLHPEFFSSIYSMSPGLYDEDGIMDSQMFKDGGTMSKVFELLDILEPLSKDEAHEAYMDFVKDLKEWEWEVEFTFAYGMAFASNTDKAPYFDYPAELVGNDTIFNTDILQKWQNGFGGIELEIAKYKKNLESLKLLAVDCGYNDHYRWIVEGTNYYSTLLSKNRISHDMIWNQGTHGSLFAHQLRHKVFPMLAASLKF
- a CDS encoding glycoside hydrolase family 13 protein, translated to MKSIISILFFVLFGYSGFSQINVEPNCWWVGMKNPGLQIMLHGDDIGGLKPQISYKGVKIKNVIQVENPNYLFIDLNIDAKTLPGNFEIALLKDGEIQENVAYELKARKRESSERQSYSPADVIYLITPDRFANGDEDNDIVDGMNEMSVDRSNPNGRHGGDIQGVIDNLDYIKELGFTAVWLMPVLENDQKELSYHGYSITDFYNVDPRFGSNEQYVELSRLCKEKGLKLIIDVVLNHCGSEHWWMSDLPTKDWLNFQENKSFTNHRKTTLHDPHAAEKDSLQLVDGWFVETMPDMNQKNGLMANYLIQNCIWWVEYADLDGIRVDTYSYSDRYFLRSWSSRLMTEYPNLNIVGEEWNEDPAIVSYWQRGKVNYDGYTSSLPSLIDFPLQKAFNDGLIEEDNYNTGFIKPYEMLAKDFLYPEPDDLLIFPDNHDVERLYTQVGKDLDLFKIALTFYLTTRGIPQIFYGTEMLIEGTSHGEARSDFPGGWNGDEVNGFTDLGLNEDQKDVKEFLQTLLKWRKANDVVANGKLGHFIPQDGVYVYFRYLESKRVMVILNKNNHPRSLELSRYSAFIKDAKAGVNILNGDKVSLQEKLDVSAKTSMVIEFEI
- a CDS encoding alpha/beta hydrolase-fold protein, with the protein product MIRILFFATIIFLAMSCKTSNKDRGDEAVDVTFQYAPLPHEHIDSIKLLGSMNGFNAKDEAFSMNKLEDGSFCLNLQLAPGDYLFAFMINGKWVHKMSSIKERMLPTNVSFDEGFGSAKFTVKPGCELLKNLKVDSIKHNQYSVKKLEGLEIELTNEKAFIEWETNGTKDEKVEILTRLVKETSYIPDFSLIKTEEAILGRTCIDVESLADMEILVRLSDCDGTKSEGQIRRVRIPHPNVTFTKVDNRGVYVYLPEGYDPQRAEPYPVAYMLDGQNLFSKATGGNGEWEVDEVLDSLITNKIIEPVVVVGISNGIYRAQEYIPYNTNWYGSEHVGKDVHHATWITEQLIPVIEKDYNVSDNRDGRAIFGNSLGGLLSLYMILYQSDVFSKGVSISPATVKGIIPLVSESQKQDVKLWIDTGEDEWGGYISYVDQERAIVDTLCAKGYEYGKELVYYEVPGVPDHRESYLAQRIALPFVYMYGDCNPELDDFQVILEQIEHPVEITTPILNPVVSFNNGLKYSLYSLPEYSVNDYKVSISNTGIFSSNELINIKAVVQYSGIKKELEINESFKPNKSF
- a CDS encoding alpha/beta hydrolase-fold protein yields the protein MKQIILLGILVSFFCMGNAQEVANKQNEIIQIPAFPSKYVPARNIEIMLPPGYDPKETYDVLYMNDGQNVFPPGSSYTGVDWGVDSTVLSLLTQDKIRPLIVVAVWNTIHRGPEYIPSKPRSLQRKNKKNDLDKVNKSSDQYLKFLVKELKPFIDKYFRTKPEPEHNFIMGSSLGGLISLYAVCEYPKVWGGAGCISTHWPAKNGAFLHYVRNNLPSPKNHKLYFDFGTEYTDAGYEPFQKKVDEMLIKKGYEKNENWTSLKFQGAEHNEKSWRERVNVPIEFLFGKESN